In the Malassezia vespertilionis chromosome 8, complete sequence genome, CAGCGCCCCTGGAGGCGCGTGTCGGTAGAAGAAGCAAGCACCTCGGATTCGAGCACAAGGTTGGACAAAgagggcggcgcgccctGTGCATCCTTTTCGTCAAtccgcgcaagcacctttGCTTGTGCTTCGGCGTCTTCCATGCGCCACTCGGGCTCCGAAACACCCGGCCCAATACTGCGGCCGGAAATGCGCACCTCGACAGTGGCGCCAACATTGGCCATGAGCATCTCGGGCGGAAGGAATAGCTTGTAAGGATCGTACAAAAACGAGCCTAggtggcgcaccgcgcgtcCGCGGTCCTTGCCCAGGCCAAAACCAAGCAGCATGCGTGGATCGGGCACCGAGTCGCTGCCTTTTTccggcgcgagcgacgaGAGAAACGTTGGGTTGGATAcgcactcgccgcgcgctttttcttcctcggcgtgcagtgctttttgctgcttgcgctccagctcttCCATCTGCTCGCAGCGGTCCAAGTACTCCCACACAGGCTCGCTGTCGACACGCGGGCCGGAcgccagctcgcgcaaCTTGGCTTCAAAGGGTGAAATTTGTGGCTGTGCGGGCTCTGCTGGATCGGTcggtgcagcggcggcggcagcggcggcggcagcggcggcggcagcgggCGGTGGAGACGGTGACGGTGGCGGTGACGGTGATGGCaacggcgacggcgacggcgacggtGAAGGagaagcgtcgcgcacatctGATACAGGCGCGTGCATATCTTCTTGCCAGGGCACCGCACTCGGCGGCTCCGGCTCTGCATCTGGCCCtggctcgcgcacgcccggCACTTGCTGGCGGAAATGATGATGATGGTGGTGGTGGTGATGCGGGAAATGATGGTGATGATGAAGCCGGACATGGTGGTGATGCGGTGCGCTATGTTCGTGACCCTCGGTCGGTCCATGCTCGTGCTTGGGTGCGTCCGACGCATGGTGGTGGTGGTGGACGTGTGGAAGCCTCGCATGGATATGCATATGCGCGCCGGGAGAGCGCACGCCGTGTTCGTAGAAaggtgcgtgtgcatgTACAGGAGAATGCGAGCGTTTCAAAGGCCGCGCATCTGCagtcggcgcgccgtactcCAACGGAGGCGGAGTGCGCTTGTTGTTTTCGTGTGCATATTCGCGGTGAGGAGATATAAATCTGTGGGGCGGGCGCATCGGAGGCGATGCACGGATACGGCGGTCCTCGAATCGCTGGCTCGGCAGGGGTGCAGGCATAGACGGGTCGTGAAGCGTGTgtggcgcatcgcgcggctcggACCTGCTGTCCCATGTGCGCGGGAGAGATGTGCCGTGTTCAgacatgcgcgcatcgcaaatctcgtgcggcgcaggggGGGCATTGCTCGCAGAAGAATACGCGCCACGCGCATTGCTGGACATCATGGCGCTTACACGCATCGGGTCGTCTTgtggcgtgcgctgctctaCGCTGCGGAATGGCAGCGCTTGTTCGTCGTGGAAATGatcgcggcggtgcattgGCGGAattggcggcgtgcggctTTCctccgcagcgccgtctgcgCCTGCGTCTGCGTGCGTAGCCATGCAGaacaggcgcggcgcgcgggcgATGTCGTTTGCTGACTAAGTGTGTGCCTTTGCCTCCACACGCTCCTGGCGGCAACCATGGCCCACGGGTATGCATTCCCGCCGGTGCACGGGTTTGCGCCGTTCTATACGCTGCAGCCGAATCCAAAGACGGCAGTCGTGCAGATAGAGATGTGGGCGCAGATAGTGCTGGGTTATTGCGAGGCGAACCAGCGGTATACATTGCACGCGACGGGCAGCTGGGAGCTGCAAAGTCCGCTCTTTTGCAATCGCGTACTGGACCGTGCGGTAAGCCCGGCGATGATGCGCATCATCTTTGCGTACCTAGTTGATCatgcgcaggcgctgtatgagcctgcggcgccgaaACATGCCAAGCCGCCGCGTGTAGGCACGGTAGAAGCGGATCGGTTCACGCATGCAGAGAGTGCGACGGCTGCGCGGTCGGGGCCAAGCGATGCACCGTTCAGTAGCATTCTTGTGCTGTGGAAGAGCCCTGAAGCGTGGGGCGACGGGATGTATGCATGGGTACGTTGCTCGTGTATTCACCCAGATTTGCAATACGGGCCAGAACGGCAGTGTTTTGACAATGACGGAGCTCGTGCATGGCGAGTATGTGCACGCATCGCACATGCCGCTTTCGCTATGCAGGCTTGCTTTGCAAACGCAGGTACGCAAAGGACGTGCGCAGGTGTTTGGGGCACAGACTGCACGGATCGCAGCGTACGCTGGAAATGACCTGCTCGCGAATGCGGGCGAGGAGGCGTTGTGGGACTTGGGTGTCAAGTTCGTCTAGGGTATATAGAGCTATATATTGGATACGGTAGAGAAGCGAGACGGTGAGGATATTTGGGGGGaggggggggggggggtTGCGCACAGGAAGTGGGGTGAGAATGATGGGAAGACGATGCGTCTtgctcttcctcctctttttactcctcttcctcttcctcttcctcttcttcctcttcttcctcttcttcttcctcctcttcctcctcttcctctcCGTCTCCGTCACCATCTTCGTCCCCTTCTTCGTCCTCCGATTCCTCCTCGTCATCGTCCCCTTCTACAACAACACCTCCGTCTTCCGTAATTACAATACccgcttcttgcgcacgacgcacTTCCTCCTCTAGACGTGCCAGTTCCTCAAGCTCCGCGTCGTCAAGATCGCCTTCATCGCTAGACATAGCATCGAGTTCGTCGTCATCCGTTGTATCAAATGCCTCCGCAcccgcgtcgtcgtccgcTGCATCGAGTACCTCTTCatccgcatcgtcggcgccTGCAGGATCATACGTAGCCACACTCAAGCACGTAAGACGCGTCTTGTGCGTATCGTACTCAGCGATCGCTTCCAGCTCCACAAGCGCATCATCCACAAGCGCGGGCATCAGGTTAAACACACGGATAAAGCCATCCGAGCTGATCGTGCTCACGAGCGGCACAATCAACCCATCGTCTGCGGCAATGTACactgccgcagctgcacgcactCGATTGGCATGGCCGACCAGGCGCGCGATCTCGCGAGGGGAGGCTGCATCAGCAGACGCACTAGCATCCAGGTCGTACACGTAAACCAACCCCGACTCGGACGCAACTAGCAAAAGCTCATGCTCCTTGCCCCCAATCGCAGCGCGGAAAAAAGACACGTCGTGGAGCCGCCTGCTCTGCTCAATCTCGGCGAGTTTGGTCATATCTGTACCAAACACCATCGCTTGTCGGTCGACCAGGACGGCGAAACGCTTGCCAAGCGTATCCCACGCAATCTTATCTGCCTCTGCGCCAATCTTCACGGACGAGGAGCCAACGCCGCGCAGAAAATCCCACATGCGGATCGTACGGTCCTTGCCGATACTCAACGCAAGGCGGCCACTGGGGTGTGTAGACGCGCCATTAATCCGGCCCGTATGGCCACGCAtcgtgcgcaaaagcgcccAGTCACGCGTACGGTACAGGTTCAACACGCCGTCGTCTCCTGTCGAGAGCATAAACGTGCGCGAGGGGAAGGATAGCGAGGTAATCGTGCCTTGGTGCCCAGTCAACGCGCCGACTTCcttgcgccggcgcaggTCCCACACCTTGATCGTCTCGTCCGTGCCGCCCGTGACGAGCCATTTTGTTTCGTTCGCACACGCAACGGTGCGGATCGAGGAGGCATGCGCGGGAAACACAAAGTCGGGCTCAATAGTCATAGTGTAGGAACCATCGTCCGTGACACACATACGTCCAGTAAGTCCATACAAAAATCGCTCATAGGATCCCGCAATgatgcgcagtgcatgctGCGGTGAAGAAGGTGCAGTACTCTTCTTGGGTCGTGCTTTCCGGGGTTGCACATCGTGCACTGCTTTACCAGTTTTGCTGCTTGCTTGAGAGGAGGGTGCTTTGGTCGCTGCCGCGCCATTCTTTGGCTGCACATGGCGCTTGGTATGCACGCCTTTGGCATCGTTTAGGCCCGCTCGGGGCGCAGGCGCCCTGGCTCTCGCGGCGTGAGCGTGTTGCGGTGCAGGTTCGtcaacgcgcgcgcgcttcgccgaCTTGCGGAACGCAGTCCCTTTGCTTGTGggtcgcgccgcgccacgtTTGCCGTTCGCTTGCTTTGCCATGGCACAGCAAGCgtcggcgtgcggcgcaccacaAAACGTCGTACACGTGacttgccgccgccggcggcggcggcgcggtccAAGCAGGCCCTCGGTGCGAGTAGGCACATAACAACGTACATTTCCTCTAGCATACATTCATAATCATCATATATCATCGCGAAAATCGGAGAAGTCAAATAGTACcgagctgtgcagcgtctTTTACAAGCTGGAACTGGTCTGCCTGCCATGCAGCAAAGCGTCGTGCAACGCGCTCAGCGCGCTCGCCCGCCACTGTAAACGAGCTGCGGCGGGGTGGAAGCAGTGCAGTATGTCCATCAAACTCAGTGTGCAGCGGATCAGTAGATCGCGCGTAAAAAATGCCCAGTGCCAGTGCCACAGCAGCGaacgctgccgccgctgcaggGATCGTGGCTCTCTGCGATGCAGATTGGGCATatggcgccgctcgtgcaCGCTGCATTTCCATCTTGCCGTATTGGGCTTGTGCACGCATTGCATCAAAGGACACAGTCACAGCGAGTCTGGTGGACCGTTTCGGCATCTCGAGCTGCGAGGGTGGCTGTGGCCGCAACGGCCTCGCGGGCACCGGCTGAATATGTACGCCTTTTGATATTTCTTGCACCAAGGTGTGCATACCTCTTCGTTGGTAGCCCATTTTTTTTTCGATAACGTGCGGCGGAATGGAGCAACACGGTATAGCGGAAGGAAAAAGGAACGCGGGGTGGGCCGGCTATCATGACTCGATGCGGGGTACCACTCTGTTCGGCCGAGGACTCGCTACGCGATCCGTCGCGCGAAATCGGGAGCGCGGAAGCGCGGAGAATGTGCGATTACATACAGCTACAGCACGGGTTGGATCAGAGTCTGTCGTTAGTACGTGCATGGATAGCGATGCGCCATGTCGATCTCTATGCGAGAgcacagcagcgtgcgatACATACGATGTTATCGCCCTTGAGCAAAATGCGTCCTGTAATGCCCACAGTGTtagcgcgcgctcctccCACCGCACCGACGTACccagctctttgcgctcttTTCCTGGTGCACACTGCACCTCCTCTGCCTCGGCTAGCGTCACGTTCATAAACTCGTCAAAGCCCTCGTGGTCAGCAAAACGGCGGCATACAATAATTTTGCCTTCCAGGCGGAACTCGGTATTATCATACAGCCACAGCGACACCTTCGACTGCTGCTGCAAGTGCCGGAAAATCACATTGATGGGCTGCACCATCACCTTGTGCTGGCGACCCGACATGGCGATGGAAGCACAgcaaaaagcgcggcggcgacgacaCTTGCGTCACGTGACTCTACCACCGTGTAGGGCTTTCGTAGCGCGACGCTTTGCGTGGGGACgcagagcggcgcatggtATTGTCAAACGCGTCTCGATCTCCTGTGCGGTGCAGAGGAAATGGGGGACGTAGGTGCTGATGGGGTGTTGCGTCAAGCCGTGACCCGCGCGCCCTCGGCGTCTGCGACAGCTCGAATGGTTGGTCGGTgctccgtgcgcgcaaatgccgcCTTTCCTCGGTGCTGTGAGTGGGCACATGACGCCGGTCGTCGGTGCTGTGGGTACGCAGGTGCCGCAATGCAGCATGGCTGCGCGGTGTCTCGTCCGGCCGCGTGAACGGGTTCATATCCGGCATAcggcgctcgagccgcgccgAAGGTGTCTTGGTAGGCGATCCTGTAGAAAGAacacgcgcgtgtgcgcgtGGAGTGGCGTTTGGTGTGTAAAACGGTGTCTCAGTGCCACTACTGCGTGGCGGTGGTGGTGgaggcggcggcggcgggtCAAACACCGCCGCGGGGTATGTATCGGCGCGGGTCGGCAGCTGGGCCGCAGCCTGTTCCTCAAACACGCCCGCCTGCAAGTAAAAGAGTAGAAACTCGAAGCATTTCGCAGCAGTGACATGCGCATCCTGCGGTCCCTCCTCGTTTTTTTCAGCCTGGTGGGTATGCATGACCCGGCGTATGGTAGCGACGCCGCCCACCTGCTCaaacacgccgcgcacctCTGCCGGCGCATCTACGAGAATACACATGAGCGTGTCGAGTGCGTGTGATGCAAGCAGGCGCAGTGGCGCGTCGGTGTGTGTTGCATGGGCGTACGTGGACTCGACGATCGAAAGAAGGAGCTGGCGTGAGTTGAGAGAAACGTACCTcgaatgcgctgcgcattgaGCACAGCTGCTTGCTGGGGTAGTGTGTGAGGCACATGCCTTGCAGCAGCGATAAAGAGCAGCCCATCTCGGCGGCGAGGGTGCGCAGTTCGCGGTCGTCCCCTGCTATTTCCATCAcgacgcgcaagcgcgcgacgtggGCGAAGATTTGCTCGGCCATGTAcagccgcgcgtcgcgcacaggAACCGTCCAGTCGCAACACCTGTCTACCTGTGCAAGGTACGCAGAAGGGCGTGTCGCATGCTCGCTCGCATGCTGCTTGAGCACCGGCAGCGTCTTGAgcacgcgctgtgcgacaAAATGCTCGAGTTGCACGAGTGCATAcatgcgctcgtcggcgcTTGTCCGAGGGGACGCAATCTTAAATAAGCGTCGCGTGGAACGTACCATGTTTAGAATCGATAGCAGACTCTCTGTCTCGTGCAGCTCCATCTCCTGagtgctcggcgcatcgggccgcggcgctcgacgatgcatggcgcgagTTTGTGTGTGGAGGTGTACATAAAAAAAGCCAAAAAGCGTGTTATCTACCTATTTAGTCATTGCGGACGTGGGCGCGTGTGTGTGTTGGGATGACACCCTTGGGATCGGATCCGTGCCCGCCacctgcagcgtgcacggTGGCGGTCCCTGTTGCGGCGGTATTCGCGAGCCGTGCCGCTTCGGCCTGCTTATTTTTCCCAACGGCATACACGATCCCAGCCAAGAACCCAATTGCGATGCCCAACGAGTTGTAGATCGTGGCTCGGTTCCCGAAAAATACCATCCCGCTCAGTGCGAGCGGGAGCTTATTGAGTGCACCGACCATGCTGTATGTCGTGCTGCTGGTCGTGCGGATGCACCACGCGGTCGTGTAGCTGATCGCCACACCGCCGGTCCCTGACAAGGCCACGGCGAGGATGAGACTGCCGCGGCGTTGGTGGGGGAagttgcgctcgagcgtctcggcgCTCCAGTTCTCGAGGAGCAGAGACATGACCAGGAGCACCGGAATGCTGAGCAGATTGTTGTAAAACATCGTGTCCCAGTCCTTGAAGCCCGTGAgcttgatgcgcttgcgcatcaCCAGCACAAACACAGCACTGACGAGACAATTTGTGAGCATCCACAAGTACCCGTTCTGCCCCAGCGCCCAGCCCTGGGCGGCGGGCGCGgcagcttgtgcagccTGCGCagtcgcgagcgcgcgcgcgtgcggcacgACTGCTGCAGGTTCTCCACCCACTATATCTGGCCATGCAGCGACGAAAGAGGAGAGCACCATGAGCAAGAAGGAGATAAAAACGAGCCGTGTAATGTGCCCGTCGAACCACAGCACTTCGCCGTATGCTATCAAAATGATGGTCAGGTTTTTAAAGATGGTGTAGATAGGGATATCCATAAACTGGAGTGCCTTGCTTCCCGTCCAAATCACAAACACAAGCATGGTCGAGATCGGAAACCATGCTTTGACGTCGCGCATATTcaggtcgcgcagctggatATATCCCAGCATTTTCGCCGCATATACCATCAAAATACCGACCGCGCACTGACACAGAAGCACGAGCAGATTCATCGTAAACCCTGCGCCCGAGACAGTAAACTTGTTGATTACCGTCATCGAGATGCTCGCCATACAGTAGCTCAGGACGGGCGCGACAGCGCTTCCGTAGTGTTGGGGCGCCTCGGACGTTGGCGTGCCAGGCCCTTCGCCCAGCAGCCGCTCCTGCACAGCGTCTGCCTCGAGCTCCGACGTGCCGGCACGGTCCCCGAGCGAGCCGAACTCGATTTCTTCATCGCTGGCCGGCATCACGGCGagcgctcggcgcgatgcTCGCACGCCGTGCCTGCACGTGTCTACTTATTTCCGCTACGTGACAATATgcgccacgcggcgcagcgacgcgacCAGCGCTTGGGCCACCGCATCTACGGCGTCGGCCGCGGACGAAAGGGCATGCACCTGGCCGACACCCGTGCCGGCCCAGGTGATGATCCGGTCGGTATCGCCTTGGATGACCGCTTCTTTGTAtcgctgctggcgcgcagcagctcccGGGACAGCtcccggcgcgctgtgcgtgcgcagcgcagcttCATAGTCTGCCACGGTAGCATTCCGCAAGCCGCGGCCGTCCACGCCGGTGGGCCAGCCGAGCGTGTTGCGCGCCTCATCGAACGcgaggctgcgcagcgtatcTTTCTCTGTAGCACGCAACACGCACTGTTTCTGTGCGTCGGTGTACATGGATTCGTGCGTGGGTAAAAAGCGCGTGCCGAGTACCGCGCCGTCCGCTCCGAatgcgagctgcgcagcgacggcaTTGCCCGTGCACATGCCGCCCGCAGTGAGGAGCACAGGCTGTTTCGGCACGCTCCATgtactgcgcgcgcgcagcacagacGCGAGAAAGTTGTCGCGCGAGGGCGAAGCTTCGCTGCCGTGCCCGCCGGCTTCGTGGCCCTGCAGGACGAGCACGTCGGCGTCCCCCGTCTCTGCAATGCACTGGGCCTCGTGGAGCGTGCACGCAGTGTAAAAGAGGCGGATCGGGTCGAGTGTGccacgcaccgctgcgtcgcgctcgcgcacgtacgccgcccacgccgccgttgcgtctgcatcgccaaACGAGAGCCACAGGGCGCAGGGGCGAtgagcaagcgcgctgtCGAGCAAGCCGCGTGCTGCTTGGGGCGCTTCTTGCAGTTTCCACACGAGGAACCCAatgccgacgccgaggcgcgcatcgcgcgcctcgccgagcacggcgcgcgcctcggcgacCTCCGCCTCAAGTTTCGCTTCGGTAAAGTAGCCCGCGCCGATGAAAcccagcgcgcctgcgcgggAGACTGCGCcggcgagcgcaccgcCCGCTGCATTGGCCATGGGGCCGACGACAATGGGGTAGCGCAGGCCGGCCACGGCGTGCGTCAATGCTGTGGCGATGGGCGTCATGTGGAGGCAGAGCTTGTAGTAGAGCTATGACTGGCTAAAGGAGAGTTCCTTTTGAATCTCGCTGAGACGGTGCTTCCAAGCGTGGACGTCGGACAGCTTGGCCTCGAGCTCATCGGCTTCCTGCTCGAGTGTGAGCTCCTGTTGGTCGCCGAGAATGTTGATAAAGTTGTATGTGCCATCTTCGCCTTTGAGGTCCAGCAAGTAGGTGTGGTACTTGAACAGCGAGGGGCGGTGCGAGATAGTGATAAGCGTGATGCCCACATCTTTGGCGTGCGCGTACATAAGCCCCTCTACATCGGTAGACACGGCGGATGTGCACTCGTCGAGGACGGCGTACTTGGGCGTGTGGTAGAACAGACGCGCCATGcccatgcgctgcttttcgCCACCGGAAAGCACGTCTTTCCATTCCTTGCGCGTGCTCCAGCCGCCCTCGCGGTCGGGCAGGTAGGCGAGGTGGACGTGGCGCAAAATGTCCATAAGATCCGCGTCGGTGCGGCCGGTCTCGATGTGCTCCTGGTACGAGTAGGGGTAGATGACTTGGTCGCGGAGGCTCTCGGTGGTGAGGTACGGGCGCTGCGGAAGGAAAATCATATCCTCATTCAGCGGTTTGTCCATTTTGCCCGCAAAGAGGGGCCACAGGCCCgccagcacgcgcgccacggCCGTCTTGCCGACGCCGTTGGGACCGGTAATCATGACGTGCTCGCCGGGGCTCACCTTGAGGTTCAGCTCCTTGACAAggagctcgccgccgcgcgcctggCCGGGCGCGGGCGTGACGATCGGCGCGAGATCGAGCTGCACCACGGgcttgtccagctcgaCCTTACCCTGGATATGGCCCAAGTCGAAGAAGGGACGACTCGCGGGCAAATCCGCGGGACGCGGCACACTTTGGTACACGTCGCGATCGAGCAGGTGCAGTGTGGAGAGGAGCGAGTATACACGCGACGTTTGTCCGGCGAGCTCCGCAATCCCCTTGTAACTGTACATGAGCCGACTCCCGGCATCGGCCAAGGAGAGCAACAAGCGGCGGTTGGACACGTACGACTCGGTCTGGCTTGCAATGCCCGTGCTCATCTTCTTCATCACCTCTGCATTCTGCTCGCCGACCGCGGCCTTTTcggcctgctcgcgcgcggcaaaagaGGGGATGGCGATGACCATGTAGCCAATCGCGGACCATGTGTACTTCAGCACAAAGTCTTCCGAGAAGCCGTACCCGATCCGGAGGCGCATAATGTGCTCGGTGTGCTTCACCAACGCGCTGTACAGCCTGTTGAGGATACCCTCTTCCGTAGAAGCACCGTCGTAGAACGCAATCTCCTCGGCATTGATGATCATGCGCGAGTGGGCATTGCGGAACTGGCCCTCGAGCTTGGCCTCGACGGCGGCCAGCTTGCCAAACGGCGGCGAGACCGCGCGCAGAGTCAGGCTCGCAATGTAGTAGCTGACCATGACACccgccatgccgcgccaGCCAAGACCCGACCCAATCTGCCAGAGGAAGATGATAATGTCGAGCGAGGGCTTGGAGATGTTCGAGTAGAGCTCCGAGATGATCTCGCAAAAGTTGGTAATGTCGCTCGTAATGTACTGGCTCACAGCTTCGAGACGGTTGTCCAGGTTCATTACCTTGTAAAAGTTGCGCCGCGGGCCGAGGTACAGGTCATTCACGTAGCGCGTGAGGCGCGAACGGAAACCAATCGCGAGCTTCGACTGCAAGTAGCGGATCATGGCGTTGGTGTACGTGGCAGGAAGAGACAAGGCAAACCAGACGCCGAGGCCGCGGAGGAAACCAGGGCCGTCGGCGGAAATGAGCGACTTGACAATCGCACCGTCCAGTCGCGCGACCAAAAGACTCAAGTAGGTGCGCATCACGAGGAAAAATGTGTGCAGCAAAAAGACGTACACCTCCTTAGAGTGTGTACTGGGGATCAGAATTCTAaaaatcgcgcgcagctggcggaAAAACTCGCGGTCGACATTCACACGCAGGGCACTCGCGCTGGTGATACTCTCGCCGGCGGCAGGCGCAATCTTGCCCTCGGCATCGCGGATCTTGCGCacctgcgctgcagagaCATGCCCAAAGAAACCCAGCTGctttttgcggcgcagcatcgcatCCTTCGTGACGGGCGGAGGAAGCGAGAATGCGTCAAAGTTGCGGTCaaacgtcgcgcgcgacgtcgGGTGGATCGGCACCTTGGAGACGCCGCCACGCATGGgaacgagcagctcaaTGGCACCGTCCGCATCGCCCGTGGGGTAGTACAGCTGCTCTAGGccctgcgcaagcgtcaGCGTGGACTTgccgccacggcgctgcgccttgccaTGGGCGACTGggcgcgaagcgccgcgcttcaAGTATTTctgcacgatgcgcgccCAATACTTGCGTCCAAGACCCAACACAAGGACGAGCAAAAGCACTACGGCACGCGTACGACGCTGCACCGACGTCGGCTGCCACACTTGGTTCAACTTCGACTGCGCGACCATCGTTAGCGAAGGCAAAaccgcgcgctgggccAACCAGACGCTCGCCACCCACGTGATGTAACGTGATCTTTAACCGGTCCACGTGAGGATTGGGCGCGGTGTTGGCCTCGGATCACCGATGCGCCCGAGCCTGtcagcgcgtgcgcagctgcagatGCCTAAATAGTTTCGCAGCTTCTACCGCACTTGCCATTTGCGGCACCGCCTTGGCTTTTGGCGCAGCGATGACTGCCTCGCTGGACACGTACGAGGATGCATCGCACTCGGTCGCAggctgggcggcgcaggccgACGCCTCTGCGGAGACGAAACGCTTTTCCACGGATCGTCCAGCCTCGCGCATGTCTGCTACCTACGCTTCGCGGCGTCCGCTAAGCGCCTACCAACCCCTGGAGCATGACCAATCCCAGCGGTCATTTTCGCAGattgcacaagcgcgccaaacatccgtcgcaagcgccacaTCGATACCACAGCTTACGTTCAAGAGCGCGGatctgcgcagcgcgctgcacctgcaTGAGGCGCTCAAGCATAAACTGTACATGGAAGGCTACCTGCTTGTCCGCCACGCGCTCAGCGTCGATGGACAGCCCGCGGGGCGCCCCGAGCACTTTCAGACATGGACAGAATGCTTTGTCCAGCTCAACGGCACTGTCCTCTGCATTTGGAACGCACACGaattgcagcgcgccgaagaAGAAGGACGAGAAATTCCCCCGTCGTTTATTAACGTCACCGACGCACTTGTCGACTTTATTGGCTTGCACGTCGAGGCCCCATTTTCCGATCCCGGAAACCGCAGGCATCTCTTCCATGCGTTTGCCGTCAACAGCGCGGGAAACAATCGCATCCTTTTTTGCTTTAGCGCGCCTCCTCCGTGCGATCCTGCacttgtgcagcagcgcctctCACCGCGATACCGCGGCCGCCCCGAGCAGACACACGTCGTCGAGTGGCTCAACCTGGGGCACCGCGTTTTGCAGGCCTGGATCAACGCTATTCGTCTCGCGTCCTGGGAGCGGATGCGTCTCGACGAGATCTACACGGGCGCACtcatccgcgcgcgcctcagCGCTTTAAAATACGCACAGCCCGGCGCCAAAGAAAGCGCAGAGCTCTTTGTTCGCTCGCCACTCACGCGTGGAAAACACGAGGGATGGGTCCGTGCAAGGTTCATGGGCTCCACAGAATGGCGGCTCTGCTGGATGGTTTTGCAGAGCCACTGGCACGAAGAGGAGTCTGCCtcggccttgcgccgcttctttcgcctcggcggcactgtcgagcagcaagggccgccgccgccgcccagcgGCACAGTCGCTTCGTCCGCCGTCGCCCACTTGTACGAGTCAAAGAAGGCCAAG is a window encoding:
- the VRG4 gene encoding GDP-mannose transporter into the lumen of the Golgi (COG:U; EggNog:ENOG503NWKQ; TransMembrane:9 (o81-104i116-134o140-162i169-186o226-244i256-277o297-319i326-346o352-371i)) encodes the protein MPASDEEIEFGSLGDRAGTSELEADAVQERLLGEGPGTPTSEAPQHYGSAVAPVLSYCMASISMTVINKFTVSGAGFTMNLLVLLCQCAVGILMVYAAKMLGYIQLRDLNMRDVKAWFPISTMLVFVIWTGSKALQFMDIPIYTIFKNLTIILIAYGEVLWFDGHITRLVFISFLLMVLSSFVAAWPDIVGGEPAAVVPHARALATAQAAQAAAPAAQGWALGQNGYLWMLTNCLVSAVFVLVMRKRIKLTGFKDWDTMFYNNLLSIPVLLVMSLLLENWSAETLERNFPHQRRGSLILAVALSGTGGVAISYTTAWCIRTTSSTTYSMVGALNKLPLALSGMVFFGNRATIYNSLGIAIGFLAGIVYAVGKNKQAEAARLANTAATGTATVHAAGGGHGSDPKGVIPTHTRAHVRND
- the PXA1 gene encoding ATP-binding cassette long-chain fatty acid transporter pxa1 (EggNog:ENOG503NUQ7; TransMembrane:4 (o20-38i199-222o242-262i331-357o); COG:I), with product MVAQSKLNQVWQPTSVQRRTRAVVLLLVLVLGLGRKYWARIVQKYLKRGASRPVAHGKAQRRGGKSTLTLAQGLEQLYYPTGDADGAIELLVPMRGGVSKVPIHPTSRATFDRNFDAFSLPPPVTKDAMLRRKKQLGFFGHVSAAQVRKIRDAEGKIAPAAGESITSASALRVNVDREFFRQLRAIFRILIPSTHSKEVYVFLLHTFFLVMRTYLSLLVARLDGAIVKSLISADGPGFLRGLGVWFALSLPATYTNAMIRYLQSKLAIGFRSRLTRYVNDLYLGPRRNFYKVMNLDNRLEAVSQYITSDITNFCEIISELYSNISKPSLDIIIFLWQIGSGLGWRGMAGVMVSYYIASLTLRAVSPPFGKLAAVEAKLEGQFRNAHSRMIINAEEIAFYDGASTEEGILNRLYSALVKHTEHIMRLRIGYGFSEDFVLKYTWSAIGYMVIAIPSFAAREQAEKAAVGEQNAEVMKKMSTGIASQTESYVSNRRLLLSLADAGSRLMYSYKGIAELAGQTSRVYSLLSTLHLLDRDVYQSVPRPADLPASRPFFDLGHIQGKVELDKPVVQLDLAPIVTPAPGQARGGELLVKELNLKVSPGEHVMITGPNGVGKTAVARVLAGLWPLFAGKMDKPLNEDMIFLPQRPYLTTESLRDQVIYPYSYQEHIETGRTDADLMDILRHVHLAYLPDREGGWSTRKEWKDVLSGGEKQRMGMARLFYHTPKYAVLDECTSAVSTDVEGLMYAHAKDVGITLITISHRPSLFKYHTYLLDLKGEDGTYNFINILGDQQELTLEQEADELEAKLSDVHAWKHRLSEIQKELSFSQS
- a CDS encoding nitronate monooxygenase (EggNog:ENOG503NU7Z; COG:E) encodes the protein MTPIATALTHAVAGLRYPIVVGPMANAAGGALAGAVSRAGALGFIGAGYFTEAKLEAEVAEARAVLGEARDARLGVGIGFLVWKLQEAPQAARGLLDSALAHRPCALWLSFGDADATAAWAAYVRERDAAVRGTLDPIRLFYTACTLHEAQCIAETGDADVLVLQGHEAGGHGSEASPSRDNFLASVLRARSTWSVPKQPVLLTAGGMCTGNAVAAQLAFGADGAVLGTRFLPTHESMYTDAQKQCVLRATEKDTLRSLAFDEARNTLGWPTGVDGRGLRNATVADYEAALRTHSAPGAVPGAAARQQRYKEAVIQGDTDRIITWAGTGVGQVHALSSAADAVDAVAQALVASLRRVAHIVT